A window of Tursiops truncatus isolate mTurTru1 chromosome 8, mTurTru1.mat.Y, whole genome shotgun sequence contains these coding sequences:
- the APLNR gene encoding apelin receptor: MEEGGDFDNYYGVDNQSECEYADWKSSGALIPAIYMLVFLLGTTGNGLVLWTLFRSSREKRRSADIFIASLAVADLTFVVTLPLWATYTYRDYDWPFGAFACKLSSYLIFVNMYASVFCLTGLSFDRYLAIVRPVANARLRLRVSGAAATAVLWALAALLAVPVMVFRSTGTILHVENSTRVQCFMDYSMVAGPSSEWAWEVGLGVSSTAVGFVVPFIVMLTCYFFIAQTIAGHFRKERIEGLRKRRRLLSIIVVLVLTFALCWTPYHLVKTLYMLGSLLHWPCDFDIFLLNVFPYCTCISYVNSCLNPFLYAFFDLRFRQACASVLCWGQSRCGGASHSSSGEKSASYSSGHSQGPGPGSGKGGEPTQEKSIPYSQETLVVD, from the coding sequence ATGGAGGAAGGTGGCGATTTCGACAACTACTACGGGGTGGACAACCAGTCTGAGTGTGAGTACGCGGACTGGAAGTCCTCGGGGGCCCTCATCCCTGCCATCTACATGCTGGTGTTCCTGCTGGGCACCACGGGCAACGGCCTGGTGCTCTGGACCCTGTTTCGCAGCAGCCGCGAGAAGAGGCGCTCGGCTGACATCTTCATCGCCAGCCTGGCGGTGGCCGACCTGACTTTCGTGGTGACCCTGCCGCTGTGGGCCACCTACACGTACCGGGACTACGACTGGCCCTTCGGGGCGTTCGCCTGCAAGCTCAGCAGCTATCTCATCTTTGTCAACATGTACGCCAGCGTCTTCTGTCTCACCGGCCTCAGCTTCGACCGCTACCTGGCCATCGTGAGGCCCGTGGCCAACGCCCGGCTGCGGCTGCGGGTGAGCGGGGCCGCGGCCACGGCCGTCCTGTGGGCGCTGGCCGCCCTCCTGGCCGTGCCGGTCATGGTGTTCCGCTCCACCGGCACCATCCTGCACGTGGAGAACAGCACCAGGGTGCAGTGCTTCATGGACTACTCCATGGTGGCCGGCCCGAGCTCCGAGTGGGCCTGGGAGGTGGGCCTGGGCGTCTCGTCCACCGCCGTGGGCTTCGTGGTGCCCTTCATCGTCATGCTCACCTGCTATTTCTTCATCGCCCAGACCATCGCCGGCCACTTCCGCAAGGAGCGCATCGAGGGCCTGCGGAAGCGGCGCCGTCTTCTGAGCATCATCGTGGTGCTGGTGTTGACGTTCGCCCTGTGCTGGACGCCCTACCACCTGGTGAAGACGCTCTACATGCTGGGCAGCCTGCTGCACTGGCCCTGCGACTTCGACATCTTCCTCCTGAACGTTTTCCCCTACTGCACCTGCATCAGCTACGTCAACAGCTGCCTCAACCCCTTCCTCTACGCCTTCTTCGACCTGCGCTTCCGCCAGGCCTGCGCCTCCGTGCTCTGCTGGGGACAGAGCAGGTGCGGGGGAGCCTCCCACAGCAGCAGTGGGGAGAAGTCGGCCAGCTACTCCTCCGGGCACAGCCAGGGGCCCGGCCCCGGCAGCGGGAAGGGCGGAGAGCCGACGCAGGAGAAATCCATCCCCTACAGCCAAGAGACCCTCGTGGTTGACTAG